A region of Mycosarcoma maydis chromosome 15, whole genome shotgun sequence DNA encodes the following proteins:
- a CDS encoding histone acetyltransferase TRA1 (related to TRA1 - component of the Ada-Spt transcriptional regulatory complex (N-terminal fragment)) has product MSSIETPSRRSMPDVEQLAAKLSDKSSNPKAKLATAFELKELVDLFQNLDYALFLKHVVPAFVALLDSTPCSFTADAPEQRLRHILLETTHRLPQQEVLKPYADSLMTAMLNVLRDDNEDNAVLALKVIIDLHRSFKAVLQDQVQPFLEIVKKLYANMKNTVEHAFESEASQLQASASSPAPPTAAPVAAPAAAPAAAPTTASASASTSDPASTTSTATDSTLAASATTPATITADSTATLSATPAASAGTPSAAPSTPAATATAALATTSKPLPKSMSSFKVLTECPIVIVLIFQSYRSVVPQAINVFVPLIIESCLSLQAKPQREAHNAANANADIFVGVAPGIKNRSLYTDMIVAQVKTMSFLAYVLRGSAPVMRPFAHVLPEISVRLLKDCPPEASATRKELLVATRHVLSTEYRAHFVGQIDTLLDERVLIGTGVTSHETQRPLAISMLADLVHHVRQELSPAQLVRVVHIHSQILHDPTLAPSIQTMCVKLLLNLVETILTKHPDGATQTLASILDVFVEKLSSLHRLRSDMERIRQIRLASDHPPHPPHTLVDAVAIERAKPIQAAATMLDTAGDPLKDARFLFRNILFGFKTLIPVLRHRNAAHPDGALAGRLLVDGVKCWSLHEDRDGREEKEVLDLFTTVFIDLEPQVFHEVFTTHMPFLFRQMLDSPSLLGIPQNLLSNDAVSKRFVGILLRFLVDRLEELGKSDKKHASISLRLFKMAFMAVTIFPEDNEVVLQPHLSHLIMESMKLASKADEPTNYFLLLRALFRSIGGGRFELLYKDVLPLLPVLLENLNALLNAAEPSRREVFVDLCLTVPVRLSVLLPYLGYLMKPLVLALQSSTELVSQGLRTLELCIDNLTQEFLDPIMAPYAQDIMAALWQHLQPLPHNHQHSHTTMRILGKMGGRNRKLLQNPPRLSYVSHKSATFPVHFEAKAQSMTLTPVTELALANIRRTDPYYRKHAFELLRHTTALFLDGSLMDVDRETVFGKLIKGLFDATRSDDLRDEAVQYLFGICKHVFHAEIKRDMPSSSGASSRHLWPMTISLLEGLTNALALNEAGNDPTPLIELQLHIIREFLAACEKTPATRSDLGHIVMHSFASKFCSQCYEQLWQRKTGGWLGVDMLVRRADLGQIWVRDHQLEIVRALLFMLKDMPNDPPGNIDEVSETLLQVIRQAYTVKPSTADGKPEPPVPERPSHLTYLIGILVPELSSSNATVRTTTQTAFKLLAELRKCTVTELLTPQKDRLLQPIFTKPLRALPFGMQIGHIDAITFALNLTPPLPEFNEELYRVLTEALALADADDQALIGRTSQYKNMIAVTKLRVVAIRLLSSAMACGDFLSTKHTQMRMRIISVYFKSLYSRSEEVVQVAYESLKTVLSQQSKLPKDLLQSGLRPILMTLADRNRLTASGLEGLARLLQLLTNYFKVEIGTKLLDHLTSLAEPAVLHRAAVGSLRDNEQIKTLVAIVNVFRLLPEASFQFLPRLTTTVAEIESQLRRAGPTPFTKPLTLFLNRFAEKAVTYFFEGDKLSNPKFLRVVKLSLSLDEGSELRSHVTSGREKLLFPLFANDASAAQVQAGISIVQQLVDRDPNWLVTNRDVFEKLITLWNSPASKERRREEANSSATKADAASANATSTPAPSVTRSNSETKQLIELFLSYLRIEPHVEAYAAILDAYTYKVACDLTFATRFIYDHLCIKASNSFKKQMFSRFLTMFEDKNASQMLKTQALRVLINPMLLASYGPHPTSSPSASPKPVAAVIAAEKPAAAGSQLTTAGASVNADDKDGDVEMEESAAKDKKPESAATASSSTATVAASDDTSTEKNNETEAKLASTPIEKPAVADDVEVIDVELVTQIVNRMWKPFQNAKAANELCSDDALRIELLHMSTMILEHCSDHLAPNGQLKKDTIKFGWANLTAEDVTVKNVAYIFIARFLEVFESPIKIVGQVYFGLLRAHQSEGRSMVKKALDILVPALPKRAGASENGQPPQWAKWTKRQLVDEGHNVSQLFAILSLLVRHADLFYSSREMFIPHIVSNLTKLGLVANVNVESRMLAVDLVELLHKWEKRRQEHVRSQQASTEDASAHKGTEAEPAAAGAAVAAKRGLDAPEEALAVKKVRIDESGISSSASASKSSSPVSAHATAPNAAALSANAPSADPTQSPADHEYLMPMNLREMTVGFLVRFVSLSMEPISKAGIVSKAANLLSEVLKAPYWSDVQVRLSIFQRPLIHTEINEQNTPVICNALRTLQIVVEDKTDAYIAPHVPQLQKLLEKSASTDEASLVEAQKPVLERIFRVIPDPPPEEDADGEADMDTGDDKKPDEDDAAVTKDPKESEATDELSAFRKFAETLIADGLKQSQNLHSVFSMLDAWSQSKPEKIDAHLPALSKALSKLTKEHLAAAAPVPANDANLKLLMLVLELLKRRISNLGDQRRWLLSALVQLVERSSSLELCRFLLSTMSKWILEQRETFPTVKEKAGILLKMMSFESRDNDQLLRDYLDLIHSIYTTPAFARTELTVRLENAFLLGCRHKDPEVRQKFIDIFDRTLVRDAAGRLQYLLGHQSWEYLAEHYWINQVLDLTLASIDTNWPLLAHSSVQLGKAGSSFVPTLKSLRVGDMLSSLRALQYTDHDLAHQIWVSFFAAAWRSMSRKDHDDITRALIGVLTREYNLRQVSKRPNVVQTLLEGALACKPQLELPPHVVKYLGRNFNAWHTSIELLQNLLRSLPRQDDAIREAGQDALTELYAELSEEDMFYGLWRRRCVYAETNSAISFEQIGMWNQAQVQYETAQIKARSGVLNFTEAEYHLWEDQWVFCAQKLQQWDILTDLAKMEGDNDLLLECAWRLYDWTAERETLEQALESLSASATPRRRVFEAYMALLKSQSGQDKPAEFGRICDEAIQLTLKKWHSLPTAVTVAHVPLLQIFQQFVELQEASTIFASLAHTNATNLDQRSAELKAQMQTWRERLPNLWDDINAWSDLVAWRQHVFGAINKAYLPLVPVIQQRDGQNASTNSYAYRGYHETAWIINRFAHVARKHYLNDVCISSLTKIYTLPNIEIQEAFLKLREQAKCHFQNPNELTQGLDVINNTNLMFFAAPQKAEFFTLKGMFMARLGLNDDANHAFATAIQMDLNLAKAWTEWGRYNDRLFRDRPTELSAAGNAVSCYLQAAGLYKNAKVRKVLIRVLWLLSCDDNKGTVWQAFEAFKGDAPIWYWITFIPQLLQSLSHKEAKFARKMLMSIAKTFPQSLYFYLRTTKEDFVAMKRQSLMAAQRAAQQQARQQQAAAAAAAAAASAANANGKPAASAEAAKAPSGDGQTAAAGNPVKTDGGIGGAAAESTTTASASGNITSDTGANKATPGASLAPPTSGAAGATASVPATAAAAAAGASGANGATAGTAPAAAAAAAAAAANMPRQPWEYVDEILNILKTAFPLLTLTMENIAEQIQQRFKPTNEEDIYRLTNALLNDALQQYIQRAVSPTDSGVLPASSQANVIRFAENLPPGPLKTSFEEDFVKSKPTLRDYVSKLQRWRDRYETSLDRRPSKQHLEHCSHYLVEFQHQKFDEVEVPGQYLKLEDNNSDFVKIARFMPVFEMVRSSGMCTRRLTILSNKGTMHAFAVQLPSGRYCRREERIFQLLRFFNRILERRKETRKRGLAFHVPLALPLAPQVRSDRSRCWVCESAGYLQAACGGSGDWQG; this is encoded by the coding sequence ATGTCCTCAATAGAAACGCCTTCGCGGCGATCCATGCccgacgtcgagcagctcgccgcCAAGCTCTCAGACAAGTCCTCCAACCCAAAGGCAAAGCTCGCAACCGCATTCGAACTCAAGGAACTCGTCGACCTCTTTCAAAATCTCGACTATGCCCTCTTCCTCAAGCATGTCGTCCCTGCCTTTGTCGCCCtcctcgactcgactcCATGCAGCTTCACCGCCGATGCACCAGAGCAGCGGCTCCGTCACATTCTTCTCGAGACCACCCACCGCTTACCCCAGCAAGAGGTGCTCAAGCCTTATGCAGACTCGCTCATGACCGCCATGCTCAACGTCCTTCGCGACGACAACGAGGACAACGCCGTCCTTGCGCTCAAGGTCATCATCGACCTCCATCGCTCCTTCAAGGCCGTGCTCCAAGACCAAGTACAGCCCTTCCTTGAAAtcgtcaagaagctctACGCAAACATGAAAAACACGGTCGAACACGCTTTCGAGTCTGAAGCCTCTCAGCTCCAGGCTTCGGCCAGCTCACCCGCACCTCCCACCGCTGCTCCTGTCGCTGCTCCCGCCGCTGCTCCCGCCGCTGCTCCCACCACAGCctcagcttcagcttccACCTCGGACCCTGCTAGCACCACATCCACAGCCACAGACTCGACTTTGGCCGCTTCCGCGACCACTCCAGCTACCATCACCGCCGATTCCACCGCCACTTTGTCAGCTACACCAGCTGCCTCGGCAGGTACACCATCCGCAGCACCATCCACCCccgctgccactgccactgctgctctcgccaCTACATCCAAGCCACTCCCAAAGTCCATGTCCAGCTTCAAGGTCTTGACCGAATGTCCCATCGTCATTGTCCTCATCTTTCAGAGCTACCGCTCCGTCGTTCCGCAGGCCATCAACGTCTTTGTCCCTCTCATCATTGAAAGCTGCCTCTCCCTCCAGGCAAAACCACAACGCGAGGCTCACAACGCCGCAAATGCAAACGCTGACATCTTTGTCGGCGTCGCTCCCGGCATCAAAAACAGGTCGCTCTACACCGACATGATCGTAGCACAGGTAAAGACCATGTCCTTCCTCGCCTACGTCTTGCGCGGTTCCGCCCCTGTCATGCGCCCCTTTGCGCACGTCTTGCCCGAGATCAGCGTCCGTCTACTCAAAGACTGTCCACCCGAAGCCTCAGCAACCCGCAAGGAACTGCTCGTAGCAACGCGTCACGTCCTCTCCACCGAATACCGCGCCCACTTTGTCGGTCAGATCGACACGCTCCTCGACGAACGCGTCCTCATCGGCACCGGCGTCACTTCACACGAGACCCAACGCCCCCTCGCCATCAGCATGCTCGCcgacctcgtccaccacgTCCGTCAAGAGCTCTCCCCCGCCCAGCTCGTTCGCGTCGTCCACATCCACTCACAAATCCTCCACGACCCCACGCTCGCTCCCAGCATTCAGACCATGtgcgtcaagctgctcctCAACCTCGTCGAGACCATCCTCACAAAGCACCCCGACGGCGCCACCCAGACTCTCGCCTCCATCCTCGACGTCTTTGTCGAAAAGCTCTCCAGCTTGCATCGCCTCCGTTCCGACATGGAGCGCATCCGTCAGATCAGGCTTGCCTCGGATCACCCACCCCATCCTCCCCACActctcgtcgatgccgtcgccatcgagcgagcaaagccCATCCAGGCGGCTGCCACCATGCTCGACACGGCTGGTGATCCACTCAAGGACGCCCGCTTCCTCTTTCGCAACATCCTCTTTGGCTTCAAGACGCTCATCCCCGTCCTCCGTCATCGCAATGCGGCTCATCCAGACGGCGCTCTGGCCGGAAggctgctcgtcgacggcgtcaAGTGCTGGTCCCTTCACGAAGACCGCGACGGCAGAGAGGAAAAGGAGGTGCTCGACCTTTTCACCACCGTCTTTATCGACCTCGAGCCCCAGGTCTTCCACGAGGTCTTTACCACCCACATGCCTTTCCTCTTTCGccagatgctcgactcgcccaGCTTGCTCGGCATTCCACAGAACCTGCTCAGCAACGACGCCGTCTCCAAGCGCTTCGTCGGCATCCTCCttcgcttcctcgtcgaccgtctcgaagagctcggcAAGTCGGACAAGAAGCATGCCTCCATCAGCCTCCGCCTCTTCAAGATGGCTTTCATGGCTGTCACCATTTTCCCCGAAGACAACGAGGTGGTCCTCCAACCGCATCTTAGCCATCTTATCATGGAATCCATGAAACTCGCCAGCAAGGCCGATGAGCCCACCAACTACTTTTTGCTCCTCCGTGCCCTCTTTCGCAGCATCGGCGGCGGTCGCTTTGAGCTTCTCTACAAAGACGTCCTCCCTCTGCTTCCCGTCCTCCTCGAAAACCTCAATGCGCTCCTCAACGCTGCCGAACCCAGCAGGCGTGAAGTCTTTGTCGACCTCTGCCTCACCGTTCCCGTCCGACTCAGCGTCTTGCTCCCTTATCTCGGCTACTTGATGAAGCCCTTGGTACTGGCGCTTCAGTCTTCGACCGAACTCGTCAGCCAAGGTCTTcgcacgctcgagctgtgcaTCGACAACCTCACCCAAGAGTTTCTCGACCCCATCATGGCTCCTTACGCACAGGACATTATGGCCGCACTGTGGCAGCATCTTCAGCCCTTGCCGCACAACCACCAGCACTCGCACACCACCATGCGCATCCTTGGAAAGATGGGCGGTCGTAATCGCAAGCTCCTCCAGAACCCACCAAGGCTATCCTACGTCTCGCACAAGTCTGCCACCTTCCCCGTCCATTTCGAAGCAAAAGCGCAATCCATGACGCTCACTCCTGTCACCGAACTTGCGTTGGCCAACATCCGACGTACCGATCCCTACTACCGCAAGCACGCCTTTGAGCTGCTCCGTCACACCACCGCTCTCTTCTTGGACGGATCACTCATGGATGTCGACCGCGAGACCGTCTttggcaagctcatcaAGGGTCTCTTTGACGCAACGCGCTCCGATGATCTGCGAGACGAAGCGGTGCAGTACCTCTTTGGAATCTGCAAGCACGTCTTTCACGCCGAAATAAAGCGCGACATGCCATCCTCATCCGGCGCATCCAGTCGCCATCTCTGGCCCATGACCATCTCGCTTCTCGAAGGTCTCACAAATGCGCTTGCTCTCAACGAGGCGGGCAACGATCCCACGCCTCTCATCGagttgcagctgcacatCATCCGCGAGTTCCTCGCCGCTTGCGAAAAGACGCCTGCTACCCGCTCCGATCTCGGCCACATTGTCATGCATTCGTTTGCTAGCAAGTTTTGCTCTCAGTGCTACGAACAGCTTTGGCAGCGCAAGACCGGCGGTTGGCTCGGTGTCGACATGCTCGTTCGTCGAGCCGATCTCGGCCAAATCTGGGTTCGTGACCATCAGCTCGAGATTGTACGTGCGCTCCTCTTCATGCTCAAGGACATGCCCAACGATCCTCCTGGCAACATTGACGAGGTCAGCGAAACCTTGCTTCAGGTCATCCGTCAGGCTTACACTGTCAAGCCGTCCACTGCGGATGGCAAGCCAGAGCCACCCGTGCCTGAGAGACCCAGCCATCTCACTTACCTCATCGGCATCCTTGTGCCCGAGCTTTCTAGTTCCAACGCTACCGTCCGCACCACCACACAGACTGCGTTCAAGCtcctcgccgagctgcgcaagTGCACCGTCACCGAGTTGCTGACACCACAAAAGGATCGCTTGTTGCAACCCATCTTCACCAAGCCACTTCGTGCGCTTCCCTTTGGCATGCAGATTGGCCACATTGACGCCATCACCTTTGCGCTCAACCTTACCCCTCCTCTTCCCGAGTTCAACGAGGAGCTCTACCGCGTGCTCACCGAGGCGCTGGCGCTtgccgatgctgatgaCCAGGCTCTCATCGGCCGCACGTCGCAGTATAAGAACATGATCGCCGTCACCAAGCTGCGCGTTGTCGCGATCCGCTTGCTTTCTTCGGCCATGGCGTGCGGCGACTTTCTCTCCACCAAGCACACACAGATGCGCATGAGGATCATTTCGGTCTACTTCAAGAGCCTCTACTCGCGCAGCGAAGAGGTGGTGCAGGTCGCCTACGAGTCGCTCAAAACTGTACTCAGCCAGCAGAGCAAACTGCCCAAGGATTTGCTGCAGAGCGGCTTACGCCCCATTCTCATGACGCTCGCCGATCGCAATCGTCTTACCGCCTCCGGTCTTGAAggtcttgctcgtcttttgcagctgctcaccaACTACTTcaaggtcgagatcggcacAAAGCTGCTTGACCACCTTACCAGTCTTGCCGAACCTGCCGTTTTGCATCGCGCTGCAGTCGGCTCGCTGCGTGACAACGAACagatcaagacgctcgtcgccatTGTCAACGTCTTCCGTCTCTTACCAGAGGCTTCGTTCCAGTTCCTCCCGCGCCTGACCACCACGgtcgccgagatcgagtctCAGCTCCGACGTGCCGGGCCTACGCCATTCACCAAGCCGCTCACGCTCTTCCTCAACCGTTTTGCTGAAAAGGCGGTCACATACTTTTTCGAAGGTGACAAGCTCAGCAACCCCAAGTTTTTGCGCGTTGTCAAGctgtcgttgtcgttggACGAAGGTTCCGAGCTGCGATCTCACGTAACCAGTGGTCGCGAGAAGCTCTTGTTCCCTCTGTTTGCCAACGACGCTTCCGCAGCTCAAGTCCAGGCAGGTATCTCGATCGtacagcagctcgtcgatcgcgaCCCCAACTGGCTCGTCACCAACAGGGATGTCTTTGAGAAGTTAATCACGCTCTGGAACAGTCCTGCTAGCAAGGAACGGCGGCGTGAGGaagccaacagcagcgccaccaaGGCTGACGCTGCTTCGGCCAACGCAACGAGTACTCCGGCCCCCTCTGTCAcgcgcagcaacagcgagaCCAAGCAACTCAttgagctcttcctctcgTACCTCCGCATCGAGCCCCACGTCGAGGCGTATGCTGCCATCTTGGATGCGTACACCTACAAGGTTGCGTGCGACCTCACCTTTGCGACACGATTTATCTACGATCATCTCTGCATCAAGGCGTCGAACTCGTTCAAAAAGCAGATGTTCTCGCGCTTCCTCACGATGTTTGAGGACAAAAATGCCAGCCAGATGCTCAAAACACAGGCGCTTCGTGTACTGATCAACCCGATGCTGTTAGCTTCGTATGGTCCTCATCCGACGAGCTCACCTTCCGCTTCACCTAAGCCTGTTGCGGCGGTCATTGCCGCAGAGAAGCCAGCGGCTGCTGGCTCCCAACTGACCACCGCCGGTGCTAGCGTAAATGCCGACGAcaaggatggcgatgtcgagatggaggagTCCGCggccaaggacaagaaaCCCGAAAGTGCCGCCACTGCATCTTCGAGCACGGCGACCGTTGCAGCTTCTGACGACACATCGACAGAAAAGAACAACGAGACCGAGGCCAAGCTTGCCTCCACACCTATTGAAAAGCCCGCTGTTGCTGACGACGTCGAAGTAATCGATGTGGAGCTGGTTACGCAGATCGTCAACCGCATGTGGAAGCCGTTCCAGAACGCAAAGGCCGCCAACGAGCTCTGCTCGGACGACGCACtccgcatcgagctgctccacATGTCAACCATGATCCTCGAGCACTGCTCGGACCACCTTGCTCCTAACGGTCAGTTGAAGAAGGACACGATCAAATTTGGTTGGGCCAACCTCACGGCCGAGGACGTCACCGTCAAGAATGTAGCCTACATTTTCATCGCTCGCTTCCTTGAGGTGTTTGAGAGCCCTATCAAGATTGTGGGCCAGGTCTACTTTGGCTTGCTGCGCGCTCACCAGTCTGAAGGCCGCAGTATGGTCAAGAAGGCGCTCGATATTCTGGTCCCGGCGCTACCCAAACGCGCCGGAGCCAGCGAGAACGGCCAGCCGCCGCAGTGGGCCAAATGGACCAAGCGACAATTGGTCGACGAGGGCCACAACGTCAGCCAGCTCTTTGCCATCTTGAGTCTGCTGGTGCGTCACGCCGACCTCTTTTACAGCAGCCGTGAGATGTTCATTCCTCACATTGTTAGCAACCTTACCAagcttggccttgttgcCAACGTCAATGTCGAGTCTAGGATGTTGGCtgtcgatcttgttgaGCTTCTCCACAAATGGGAGAAGCGTCGTCAGGAGCACGTCCGTTCCCAGCAGGCATCGACAGAGGACGCTTCGGCACACAAGGGCACCGAGGCCGAgcccgctgctgccggtgctgccgttgctgccaAACGTGGGCTTGATGCGCCTGAGGAAGCTTTGGCTGTCAAGAAGGTACGTATCGATGAGTCGGGCATCTCAtcctcggcttcggcgtCCAAGAGCTCTTCGCCTGTCTCTGCACACGCAACAGCTCCAAATGCAGCAGCCTTGTCCGCAAATGCTCCTAGTGCCGATCCTACCCAGTCGCCAGCCGACCACGAGTATCTCATGCCCATGAACTTGCGCGAGATGACCGTCGGCTTCCTGGTACGCTTCGTATCGCTCTCGATGGAGCCCATCTCCAAGGCAGGCATCGTATCCAAGGCCGCCAACTTGCTCTCGGAGGTCCTCAAGGCTCCCTACTGGTCCGATGTGCAGGTACGGCTGTCGATCTTCCAGCGTCCTTTGATCCATACCGAGATCAACGAGCAGAACACACCGGTCATTTGCAATGCGCTCCGCACGCTACAGATTGTCGTCGAGGATAAGACCGATGCTTACATTGCTCCGCACGTaccgcagctgcagaagctgctcgaaaagaGTGCTTCCACCGACGaagcctcgctcgtcgaagCACAGAAACCCGTCCTAGAGCGTATCTTCCGCGTCATTCCCGATCCGCCGCCCGAGGAGGATGCTGACGGTGAAGCCGACATGGACACGGGCGATGACAAGAAGCCcgacgaagatgatgcTGCCGTCACCAAGGATCCCAAGGAGAGTGAGGCCACCGACGAGTTGTCAGCTTTCCGCAAGTTTGCCGAGACTCTCATCGCTGATGGGCTCAAGCAGAGCCAGAATTTGCACAGCGTCTTCAGCATGCTCGATGCCTGGAGCCAAAGCAAGCCTGAAAAGATCGATGCGCACCTGCCGGCGCTCAGCAAGGCGCTCAGCAAGTTGACCAAGGAGcacctcgctgctgcggcgCCTGTTCCAGCAAACGATGCCAAcctcaagctgctcatgCTCGtactcgagctgctcaagcgcCGCATCTCGAACCTGGGCGATCAGCGACGCTGGCTGCTTTCGGCGTTGGTGCAGTTGGTTGagcgctcgtcgtcgttggagCTGTGTCGCTTCCTCCTGTCGACCATGTCCAAGTGGATCCTCGAACAACGCGAGACGTTCCCAACGGTCAAGGAAAAGGCTGGCATCTTGCTCAAGATGATGTCGTTCGAGTCGCGTGACAATGACCAGCTTCTGCGCGACTATCTCGACCTCATCCATTCGATCTACACGACGCCTGCTTTTGCGCGAACTGAATTGACGGTGCGTCTCGAAAACGCATTTTTGCTTGGCTGCCGTCACAAGGACCCAGAAGTGCGACAAAAGTTCATCGACATCTTTGATCGCACGCTTGTCCGCGATGCTGCGGGTCGTCTGCAGTACCTACTCGGTCATCAGAGTTGGGAGTATCTGGCCGAGCACTACTGGATCAACCAGGTGCTGGACCTCACGCTTGCGTCGATCGACACCAACTGGCCCCTGCTGGCACATAGCTCAGTCCAGCTTGGAAAGGCAGGCAGCAGTTTTGTTCCGACGCTCAAGAGTCTGCGCGTGGGCGACATGCTTTCGTCGCTCCGTGCTTTGCAGTACACGGACCACGATCTGGCACACCAGATCTGGGTCTCCTTCTTTGCCGCTGCCTGGCGATCGATGAGTCGCAAGGACCACGACGACATTACGCGAGCGCTCATTGGCGTGCTGACGCGCGAGTATAACCTTCGCCAGGTGAGCAAGCGGCCCAACGTCGTTCAGACTCTGCTGGAGGGTGCTCTGGCTTGCAAGCCGCAGCTCGAGCTACCGCCGCATGTGGTCAAGTACCTCGGCCGCAACTTTAACGCGTGGCACACATCGATTGAGCTGCTTCAGAATCTGttgcgctcgctgcctCGACAGGATGATGCGATTCGAGAAGCTGGCCAGGATGCGCTTACAGAGCTGTACGCGGAGCTGTCGGAAGAAGACATGTTCTACGGCCTCTGGCGCCGACGATGCGTGTATGCCGAGACGAACAGCGCCATTTCATTCGAGCAAATCGGTATGTGGAACCAGGCGCAGGTGCAGTACGAGACAGCGCAAATCAAAGCACGTTCGGGCGTGCTCAACTTTACCGAGGCCGAATACCACTTGTGGGAGGACCAGTGGGTGTTTTGCGCCCAAAAGCTGCAGCAGTGGGATATCCTCACGGATCTTGCCAAGATGGAGGGCGACAACgatttgctgctcgagtgTGCGTGGCGACTGTACGACTGGACCGCAGAGcgcgagacgctcgagcaggcgCTGGAGAGTTTGTCGGCGAGTGCGACGCCACGACGTCGCGTGTTTGAGGCCTATATGGCTCTGCTCAAGTCGCAATCGGGCCAAGACAAGCCGGCTGAATTTGGCCGCATCTgcgacgaggcgatccAGCTGACGCTCAAGAAGTGGCACTCGCTGCCGACGGCTGTCACTGTAGCGCACGtaccgctgctgcagatcTTCCAGCAATTCGTCGAGTTGCAAGAGGCAAGCACCATCTTTGCCAGTCTGGCGCACACGAACGCCACCAACCTCGACCAGCGTTCTGCCGAACTCAAGGCTCAAATGCAAACGTGGCGCGAACGTCTGCCCAATTTGTGGGACGATATCAACGCTTGGTCCGATTTGGTTGCGTGGAGGCAACACGTTTTCGGTGCCATCAACAAGGCCTACCTGCCGCTTGTGCCCGTCATCCAGCAGCGCGATGGTCAGAACGCATCCACTAACTCGTACGCCTACCGTGGCTACCACGAGACGGCATGGATTATCAACCGATTTGCCCACGTTGCGCGCAAGCACTACCTCAACGACGTCTGTATCTCGTCGCTCACCAAGATCTACACGCTGCCCAACATTGAGATCCAAGAGGCGTTCCTCAAGCTGCGCGAGCAGGCAAAGTGTCACTTCCAGAACCCGAACGAGTTGACGCAGGGTCTCGATGTGATCAACAATACCAACCTGATGTTCTTTGCTGCGCCTCAAAAGGCTGAGTTCTTTACGCTCAAGGGTATGTTCATGGCTCGCTTGGGGCTGAACGACGACGCCAATCATGCGTTTGCTACTGCGATCCAGATGGATCTCAACTTGGCAAAAGCTTGGACCGAGTGGGGTCGATACAATGACCGATTGTTCCGCGACCGCCCGACGGAGCTGTCGGCGGCTGGAAACGCTGTTAGCTGCTACTTGCAAGCGGCGGGCCTGTACAAGAATGCCAAGGTACGAAAGGTGCTCATCCGTGTTCTTTGGTTGTTGTCGTGCGACGATAACAAGGGCACTGTCTGGCAAGCGTTCGAAGCGTTCAAGGGCGACGCACCAATCTGGTACTGGATCACGTTCATCCCACAGCTGTTGCAGAGCCTTAGCCACAAGGAGGCCAAGTTTGCAAGGAAGATGCTCATGTCGATCGCCAAGACGTTCCCGCAATCGCTATACTTTTACCTGCGCACGACCAAGGAGGACTTTGTGGCGATGAAGCGCCAGTCGCTTATGGCGGCGCAGAGGgcggcgcagcagcaggctcggcagcaacaggcagcagctgcagcagctgctgctgcagcgtcggcagcgAACGCCAATGGGAAGCCAGCCGCAAGTGCAGAGGCGGCCAAGGCGCCCAGCGGTGATGGTCAaactgctgctgctgggaATCCGGTGAAAACGGATGGTGGCAttggtggcgctgctgctgaatcGACTACTACTGCGTCTGCCAGCGGCAACATCACTTCGGATACGGGAGCTAACAAAGCGACGCCTGGCGCTAGTTTGGCTCCTCCCACATCCGGTGCAGCCGGTGCTACAGCCTCAGTGCCTGcgactgcagctgctgcagctgctggagcCTCGGGAGCGAACGGAGCAACTGCTGGTACGGCTCCAGCtgccgcagccgcagccgctgcGGCAGCGGCCAACATGCCGCGACAGCCGTGGGAGTACGTCGACGAGATTCTTAACATCCTCAAAACGGCATTCCCGCTGCTTACGCTCACGATGGAGAACATAGCCGAGCAGATTCAGCAGCGCTTTAAGCCGACCAATGAGGAGGACATCTACCGCCTGACGAatgcgctgctcaacgatGCTTTGCAGCAGTACATCCAGCGTGCTGTGTCTCCTACCGACTCAGGGGTGCTTCCGGCGTCGTCGCAGGCGAACGTGATCCGGTTTGCCGAGAACCTGCCACCTGGACCGCTCAAGACGTCGTTCGAGGAGGACTTTGTCAAGTCGAAACCTACGCTTCGCGACTACGTCTCAAAGTTGCAGCGATGGCGCGATCGAtacgagacgagcttggatCGACGTCCGAGCAAGCAACACTTGGAGCACTGTTCGCACTACCTGGTCGAGTTCCAACATCAGAAGttcgacgaggtcgaggtgcCCGGTCAGTATCTCAAGTTGGAGGATAACAACTCGGACTTTGTCAAGATCGCACGCTTCATGCCGGTGTTTGAGATGGTTCGAAGCTCGGGTATGTGTACGAGGCGGTTGACAATCTTGAGCAACAAGGGTACGATGCATGCGTTTGCGGTGCAGCTTCCGAGTGGGAGGTATTGTAGGAGGGAGGAGAGGATCTTCCAGTTGCTGAGATTCTTCAATCGGATTTTGGAGAGGAGGAAAGAGACGAGAAAGAGAGGATTGGCGTTCCATGTTCCGTTGGCGTTGCCGTTGGCGCCGCAGGTGAGGAGTGATCGATCACGATGCTGGGTTTGTGAGTCTGCAGGATATCTACAAGCGGCATGCGGAGGAAGTGGGGATTGGCAAGGATGA